The DNA segment GTTGGACCAAAAATTAGGAAGGTTCAAATAAACAACCATACTTATTAATGTTTCCCTTCACCCTTCATGTTAATCACCAGTTACCCAATTTTGTGAagcattttaaagtgtttcgttgtttgaaacaataaaatgatTTGCAATGTAGGAATGCCTATAAAATACAAAGTATTGAAATGTCCTAACGCATATGCAACTCCACATTCAATAACGCCATCTAGTGGTGATCAAAGTCCCTGCAACCAGTAGTAACGCCATCTAAATAattggtaaaagtaaggctcagtgATCTACGTTACATATAAGAAGCGTTACATGCCTTTTAAAATTCCCAAACAGTATTTTTGAAAAGTTCAtaaacaccccaaaagctttcaattttggtaacatttcctatgattagaaagtataaaatattaaaaatattaataaattaataaactatatgaaatataattatcACCTATTCATTCTATGTTTCCGCCTATTGTGAATAAACTTTACTTTAGGTGCGAGGgctcttttttaaattgaggTTAATGAAGGTAGtaaatatttgtatgtatttcattATCCTGCTTTATCAAtgcgaaaataaataaataatcatttttaaaagtaaccattttttatgtgtaagattgttataattataatacgTGAAGTTGTTACAGCTctgattgctgttaaaaatgatagcctaatagtaataatataatttatttatactcatgaATTATCAATGAGTGCTATCTTTGCAATtactgttcttttttatgtttgttcaaaaattgttgcttttctaattatcatgtaaaaaaaacgatattaagacatgataatctattaatttgctcatccacggcgATTAAAACAGGTgttcaaaaatgttgcttgggtttgtggtaaacaggcgttacgcgtaacgctagcgtaacgtagagggctgagccttacttttacctcAATTTGCTTATCCACGACGATTAAACCAGGcgttcaaaaatgctgcttgggtttgcgCTAGACAGACGTTActcgtaacgctagcgtaatgTAGAGGGCTGAGCGTTACTTTTCCCAAATAATTCATTATGCGATCTATGAGGTCCCAGGGTGTTTGTCCTGGATAGTAACTGggaaacattttaatgataaCGGAAGCTGGGGAACAATTACCAAATGTACAAGCCAAAATGTAAGCATCGCTAGCGGAGCATCGCTAAGTCAGTATACCAAATGAAGTCAGTATCCCAAGAAAATATATAGCATTCAGTTAACAGCATAGATTTTGGAGGTGGAGTTAATTTCTTCATGTTCATAGCACCCTGATAGCATTTCTTGCAGAAAGTATTTGGTGGGTATGAGTTAAATCGAATTAAACAGTTTTGAAGAGTTAAGCAATCGGTTTGATCTGATACTGGTaggaacattttcatatcatctgcataaaacaatttttcgcaatctggtataacgtaaataacgtcatttatacatttttaaacagcATAGGGCCGAGAAACGTGGATCCCCGGACGTGTTGGTGAATGGTGCAGATAGAGAGAAGGAAATATTCACTGTAATATGCCTATCACTTCAATAACAGGAGAGCCAATGAACTAGCGCCCCATTTACTCCATAGattgatagttttgaaataAGCATTGAGTGATTTACGGATTCAAAGGCAACATTGACGCTGTTGGCTGTTATAATAAATTCATAAACTTTATGTAAACGGTGTAGTTTTTTTCATCCGATTTCCTTCTTTTGATGAGTTATCCCAAGTATACATGAACGATGCGCATGTATAAGTCAGATTAGAGTTGATGCAAAAAACGGTATGATCCACGCGGCGATTATTGCTTCAAAAGGATGAGAGGTTtctctaaaaaaaatatttttataagaaaatttagataaaaaaatgcaagagagaaaaatgattcattttaacCAACGCTTCAATCGTTGCTTTTGCGAACGCTTCAAACGCATACGTATAAGATAAAAAATCACACTCACAAAACGCCATCTCATGTAAATGCACTGAATATACAGCAGTGTGAGTGCTTGTTATGCGAGTAAAATGTTATACGCACACCATTCGAAGCCATCATAgacattttttctctcaaataaaacattttaatgttgCGAAAGACACAGCTCTTGAGTAATGTATTGCGGTCCTGAAAAGGACCGTTTGATTTGAGACTCCACATGGAAGTTTTATAGAGATAAATTTAACCTCCAAAACCGTACAGAGTGCGGCCCTGACGCTTCAGAGCATACACCACATCCATAGCGGTGACGGTCTTACGCTTGGCGTGTTCAGTGTAAGTGACCGCATCACGAATCACATTCTCCAGAAATACTTTCAGGACGCCACGGGTTTCCTCGTAGATGAGGCCGGAGATACGTTTCACTCCTCCGCGCCGAGCCAAACGGCGGATGGCGGGCTTGGTAATGCCCTGGATGTTATCCCGCAGCACTTTTCGGTGACGCTTGGCTCCTCCTTTACCCAGaccttttcctccctttcctctTCCAGTCATGATGAGCACAGGATTGTACGTTCACGATGTTCACTTCAAATTGACGATCACGAATGAGCGTTTTCGAGCTCAACGTCCCTATTTCTACTTTTTCATCCACGCATTCCCTCTTGCTCTTAAGATGAGAGAAAACAAGGGTTGGCAAGCGCATAAAAAGAGCTCTTGTTCGAGCAGTGTCCTCATTTAacgttcaacttttgtcaaaTAAACAAGTTCGCTCCGTGCTCAACGAAACCTACGCTCCCGAAGTGAAATGGCTCGTACCAAGCAAACCGCTCGTAAATCGACTGGAGGTAAGGCTCCTCGCAAGCAGCTGGCCACCAAGGCTGCTCGTAAAAGTGCCCCGGCCACCGGAGGAGTGAAGAAGCCGCATCGTTACCGTCCGGGAACGGTGGCCCTCCGAGAAATCCGTCGCTACCAGAAGTCGACCGAGCTGCTCATCCGCAAGCTGCCCTTCCAGCGCTTGGTGCGTGAGATCGCCCAGGACTTCAAGACTGATCTCCGCTTCCAGAGCTCAGCCGTCATGGCGCTGCAGGAAGCCAGCGAGGCGTATCTGGTTGGTCTGTTCGAAGACACGAATCTGTGCGCCATCCACGCCAAGCGCGTCACCATCATGCCCAAGGACATCCAGCTGGCCCGTCGCATCCGCGGAGAGCGTGCCTAAATCGTCCATGCATCCGGAAGCGGTCCCTGTCTAAACGGGGCATTTCCTTCTCAAAACGGTCCTTTTCAGGACCACCAATACTGTTGAACATTCCAAGAATTTTCTTTCGATTGCTATTATGAAATTGTACATACGAATGCAAGCCTTCACGTATGTCGTTTTGTTATAACGAGGAAAGTGTGAAAAGGGGgaacatttgttttaaataatcaatgtTATGGGAggtattttaactttttcttgTCAAAGTTTCGCTTTTTAATAGGGCATCTGAGGATTTTGACTATATTGATCAATATTTTATTACCATCTATATTATCTATGACTATTATACCAACATCGCTGCTTACAACAAACTACGAACGAATAGTATGACtttatattttacaacaaatgtTCGACACAAACAGCTTAACTGATGCTTATACACACTTTAATTCAAACGCTTAAGACGACCCTTCAATCCTTATAAGCAAgtttaaaatcgaacaaatctatTACAAAATTTGACTCACGACACATAAGCTGCTATTGGTTGCTTTGTCGATAAATTATCCTCGTATGCGCGaggaaaattttatttaaaaaaatgattgtcATACAACGAGCGAAACGACTTCTATTCATAATTCATGATACACGAAACTCCATTTACAATTTCACCTCGCAAAACGCTTCCAACCAGTGCGGActtctttttaatgtttttgtaaaCGTGCTAAGGTTCtttttaacattaatatttacaatGAACAACCTAGAACTTTAATGTCAATCACAGCATCATTGTTTCCAATACAAAGTTCGCAAACAAACTTAGGATATGGCTGCGTTTACCTGCACTAATGCCATTTAGTAcaggcaaacgcaacaaactgAACAATTACGTTGACGAAGACGGACACCCTGAAATTAAAGCGCTAATTCGCTGGTGCAGATGAAACGAAGGATAGTTCTTTGTTTGAATGCGGTTTGTGGTCCTAAAAAGGACCGATTTGAGAGAACGAAGCCAATCATTTCAGTGGCTTACTTCGAGCTGGTGTACTTTGTGACAGCCTTTGTTCCTTCGGAGACGGCGTGCTTGGCAAGCTCAccaggcagcagcagacgaaCAGCGGTTTGGATTTCGCGGGACGTGATCGTCGAACGCTTGTTGTAGTGCGCCAAGCGGGATGCCTCAGCAGCAATGCGTTCGAAGATATCGTTGACGAAACTGTTCATGGCCATGGCCTTCGAAGAGATACCAGTATCCGGGTGGACTTGCTTCAACACTTTGTAGATGTAAATAGCGTAGCTTTCCTTGCGGGTCTtgcgcttctttttcttgtcggacttggaaatatttttctggaCCTTGCCAGACTTCTTCGCAGCTTTTCCACTGGTTTTGGGTGCCATTTCGACGGAAAAATTCACTCAACACTGGGACACGATGTGTATGATTCAACGGGTGATTGcgttcttttgttgttgttagtatggtttagagaggctttggctcctgcggagttctttcgcctctttgTGGGGAAAAGTcagattattatattgctatagCTGATGGAATAAATGTGAtagttttaaaaattttaGTAGATTTTCCTGTTTCTGTGGGTGAGGTGAAAGTATTGAGTCTATGTTGGCGTCAAGATGGCAAGTATTACGAAGTTGTGTGTATCCGTGGCATTCTGTTAAGAGGTGGAATATTGTTATAGTGGTACCACAGAATTGTCAGAGAGGAGGACTGGATCGTTCGATGAGATGGCTGTGGGTCAGTCTAGTGTGGCCTATTCTTACTCGAGTAAGGATCTTTTGGTCTCGATGTTTGATTACTGATGGCCATGGTGTAGTTGTTAATTTCACTAGCCGAAGgaagttgtttttggttttaaacCATTCCTTTTCCCACGCCTCtcttatttttccatttatatAGATAATTGCGTCTCTTTTAGGCAACGAAGTGTTGtaggttgatgtttttcttcggCCTTTGTTGGCGAGGCGGTCGGCGATCTCGTTGCCTTTGATACCAGTGTGACCAGGTATCCAACAGATGGTGAGTTGTTGATCCTGGTTTATATGTGGGCTAGTGACCTGGTAGAGCTTTTAGATGTTTGGGTCCTTATATGTTCCATGCTCTAGTGCCGAGAGGACACTCGCACTGTCGGTAAAGATGACGTTTTCCAGGTCAGAGCGCAGGGTATCTTCAACTGCCTGGATTAATGCCAACGTTTCTGCCGTAAAGATGGAAGAATGATCCGGCAGTTTGGA comes from the Anopheles coluzzii chromosome 2, AcolN3, whole genome shotgun sequence genome and includes:
- the LOC125906911 gene encoding histone H4, with amino-acid sequence MTGRGKGGKGLGKGGAKRHRKVLRDNIQGITKPAIRRLARRGGVKRISGLIYEETRGVLKVFLENVIRDAVTYTEHAKRKTVTAMDVVYALKRQGRTLYGFGG